From Bacteroidota bacterium:
TGTAGTTTATCTAGATAATCCGCAGCCTTCCACGATTTTGGTTTTTTGCTATAAATATAAAACAATTGATAAGCGGACTTCATTAGCAAAAGCAATTGCCAAAAAAGCTGTATTGTTTGAGTCCAAAAAATTATACGATAACAAAATCCCAGACTGGATAGAAGCTTATTTGAGATCAAAAGGATATTCAATAGAGCCGCGTGCAGCTGCTATGCTTACAGAGTATTTGGGTAATGATTTAAGTAAGGTGGCAAATGAGTTGGATAAATTGATGATTAATCTCCCAGCAAAAAGTGAAGTTACTATTGAACATATCCAAGCAAATGTAGGAATTAGTAAAGATTACAATACGTTTGAACTACAAGCAGCTTTGGGTAGAAAAGATGTTTTAAAAGCCAATAAAATAGTTAACTATTTTGCTGCGAATGAAAAGGATAATCCAATGGTTGTTACCATTAGTACATTATACGGCTATTTTTCTAAATTAATTATATATCATTCCTTGCCCGATAAATCGAAAATGGCTGTTGCTTCAGGGTTGGGGGTTAATCCATTTTTTGTACAAGATTATGAGCGCGCTGCAAGAATGTATTCGCTCCCGAAGTTAAGAGCAATTGTTAATTATTTGCGTGAATACGATTTAAAATCAAAAGGCGTTGATGCCGGAAATATTCCCCAAGGAGAATTGTTGAAAGAAATGGTGTTTAAAATATTACATTAAAATTAATAAGATGAACTACTGGCTTGTAAAATCAGAACCCTTTAAGTATTCGTGAATCTTGTTTGTGGTATTCAAGGCAACGATTCTGCTGTCCACTTTATATTTATAGTAAATTACGTTTTTTTTCAACTTTCGCAGTTAAAAAACTTGACAAGCTCTGATTTTGTAATTTAGAATCAATCCATGAAATAAAATCAATATACTCTAGTGATTTTGCTTCAATAGGGTTGTTGTTAATAATAGATTGTAATTCTTTTTTTAGTAATGTAAAATCCTTTTTTTTAGTTTCATTGGAATTGCTTTCGGTAGCTGACTTTTGTAAAAAGCGAATTAATGTTTTTTCCATTTCATTAAGTCCACCTAGTTTTTTCAATAATCGTATAGTTGAATTGGCCATGTTGTTTATCAAATCATAGCAATTTGTCTCGTAGTAAATAAGTAAGCTGAATAATTTCGAATAACATACAATGTTTTTTGAAATTAAATTTTGATCATTGGTTATTTTAGCAAACAAGGTAAGAGCTTTATTGTATTTTTCAAGAATAAAAAGTATAGAAGCCATATTGAAGTATAATTGATATAGTTTAAACTTTATTTTATCCGTCTCTTTTACATTATTCAACCATTTTAAAATATCAGGAATATGCTGCTCAATATCTTTGTACTTGCCATATTGTAGGTAAATTTCGGTAAGGGTGCAATAATATCTTACCTCAATTTCATCCTGATTCATAACGGTTTGTGGGGGGATTGCTTTGTAAAAATTTAAATACTTTATTGCCCTCTCAAATGACACTTCGGGAATGTAAACAATTGTAGATAATATATTTCCAATGGTTAATATGTAGCGTAAGCTAAATAATTGATACAAATTTTTATCCGAGTCAAGAATAGTTTTAATTTTCAAGAAATACTCCAAGCTTTTTCTGTAGTCTCCTTCGCAGTTTAAATAGTATATGCCACTTATATAGTTGAATATTATTTTTGCTCTTTTAGAGAGGGCATTTGACTCATGAGAGAATAGCTTATTCGAAAAAAGATCAACATATAATTTTTTGCTCTTTATATTTTGTGCTCTGCCCACGGTTAAAATAAGTACTCCAAGCTTTCCTTCTAAAACAGCAAATCGAGTAAGGTTTTCAAACACATTTGTATAGTGGACTATCGCTTTACAATTTTTCTCAAAAACAGTTTCTAACACTTTCAAATCTTTAAGAGTAATGTATATACGTTGTTCGGCTGTTAGTAATTCAATTAAACTATTAAACTGTTCGTATTTTATAGCGATAGACTTTGCTTTTGAAATAACTGTTAAAGCTTGGTAGTAAAGATTCTTTTGTTGAAGTAGTTCAATATAGTCAAGTAGTTCTCGAAGCAATAATTGTGGAGTTTTCCCGCTGTTAAAAGACCTGAGACTCTTTAATAGTCTTTGTTGTAGTCTGTTCTTGGTCACACGAATATGTGTAATCTTTAGTTGTTCAATCTCATCTTTGTTTTTGTCAATAAGGTCGAACAATTTAGAATAACTACTATCCTTTTCATAAAAGGAGTTATACATCTTAAAGTATCTTTTCTCATTCATTGTTAATGAGTGAATTAAAGTTTTAATGGAGTCTTTCTTTCTCATGTTTTTTGCCCTTGAGGCTATTTCATTAAGTAGTTTAGTTTTATTTAATTTTTATTCGTATTCGATTAGAAATTATAGTTCTGTTAGCTCCCGTTATCTATTCAAAAAAAGTAGTATGTCTTGTAATAGCTGTTTTTGAAATAGGCGAAATGTGTTTTCATTTATCACTTTTTTAGAAACGAAAATATTGATACGATCGTATCTTAAATAATTTTTTATGCAATTTAGCATATTAAATCTAAAATGTTACAAATGAAATTTTCTGAGTTGTTGTCACAATGTAAGATAAGTACATTAAGAAAAATTATATACTATGTTAGTCGGTAATACCAACTTAAGGTTTTTAGTTGCATTACTTATGTTGTTTGGGGCAAGGGCGTGGGGCACGAAGAATATTAAAATGGATTGGTCAACGTATGTTGGTTCTACACAATCAACAAGTTATTCCTCGGTACGAGATATGGCTATTGATAATGCCGGCAATATATATTGCACCGGTTATTATGAAGGTAATTTTCCTGTAACTGATGGTAGCGTGAACAAAGGTGGGCAAGATGTATTTATCTATAAACTCGATCCAACCGGTAGTAACCTTATTTGGAGCATATCTATTGGAGATGTGGCTCATGAAAGAGGAAATGGAATAACTATAGACCATGCTGGAAATATATATATAACAGGGTTTACTTATTCGCCTAATTTTCCAACTACAGCAGGAGCATATAACCAAAACTTAAACTTAGGGGTAAATAATCCTTTAGAATCAGATGCATTTGTGATGAAGCTCGATAACTCTGGGAATATTATATACTCTACATTTATTGGAGGCATTGATACAGAGGCGGGTGATGATATTAAGGTAAATGCGGCCGGAGAAGCTATTGTGTATGGGTTAGTAACTGAGCTTTTTAATCCCAATTCTTTTCCAACAACTTTTGGTGCATATGATAGCACATACAATGGGGGGCAAGACGACATTGTCATATTCAAGCTCAATAGTACTGGATCTTCCTTGCAATATTCAACTTATATAGGAGGAGATAGGTCAGACGGCTCTGCTGCATTGTCAGCAAGTTTTGGCACCGCAAGTACAGGTAAAGGTTTATATATAGATGCGGCAAGTAACATTTATATAACAGGTTATACACTTTCGAAGAATTTCCCTACCACATCAGGATGCTATGATGCAGTTATGAATACAACTACTACCGCTTGGAAAAAGGATGTTGTTATATGTAAGTTAAATCCTTCAGGGAATGGTGCCTCTGATTTGGTTTGGAGTACATATTTAGGTGGTGATGATGATGAATATGGAATTGACTTAACCCTAAATTCCGCACAAGAAGTTGTAGTTACGGGGGTAACTTATTCTGCAAATTTCCCTACCACGCCTGGGGTTTATGGTATAAACCGGATTGGAAGTACCGATGCTTTTATAAGTATTTTATCTAATTCGGGAAGCATGTTACTCAGAAGTACTCATTATGGAGCACTTCCCAATTGGGGGGCTATTGTAGGTTCGAATATTAAGTGTGATGCCAATGATAATTTGTTTATTTGCGGCTTTGCCAACTTTCAATCTGGAATCCCAAATCTATGTAGCGGAACTACTATTGTTTCCAGAGGAATGTATGTTGCAAAATTAAATGTGGCTTTAACATCGGTACTCTCAAGTAATGTCTATGGAACCAATGGGCAATCGCTTAGGCATAGTATGGAATATAAATCTACGGGGTGTGATAACTATATCGTTATTGCTCACGATGCCGTAGGACAAGCCAATCCTCTTTTGAACCCAAACTTCCTAACTACTTCTGGAGCCTATCAAACCTCACCTCCTTCGGCAGGAAAATCTTCCACAGCAGTTTTTAAACTCATACAAAAAAGTAATGTTGGATTTGTTACTTCCTCTGGAACAATAGCTAATTGTTCTACACCCATTACTTTTACAGACACAACAAGCCAATGTAATAAATGGGATATAACTACCTCATACATGTGGGATTTTGGCGATGGTAATACTTCATCGGCCACAACTCCAACACATAGTTATTTAACTCCTGGCACCTATTCAGTTAAAATGAAAGTTGCCTGCCCCTTGGATAGTGTCACTTTACAAATAACAGTAGCATCGCCCACATTGGCTGCGGGGATTCTTACCAACGATACAACGCTTTGTGATGGAAGCTCACTTATACTGAGTTCAACAGGAGGGCAAAATTATTCGTGGCAGCCATCAATAGGGTTAAATGCTACAAATACAGCTACAGTTTTGGCAACACCAACTACTTCGGCAACATATTATTTAGCAATTACTACAGCACAGGGTTGTATACTAAAAGATAGTATTGCTATAGCAATGATAAATGCGCCACAAATAATAGTAAATGGGGTCTCTGGGTTTTGTGCAGGAGATAGTACGCAACTAATAGCATCAAATGCATCCGGATATTTATGGAGCACAGCCAGTACTAATGTTGCCATTACAGTAGTTCCTGTTGCAACTACAACTTATACATTATTCGAAACTTCAGGGGTTTGTAATTTGTTTGATACTGCGACTATTACTGTGCATCCCGATCCACTTGTGTCAATTGTATTGCCAACAAGTTCAGTATGTGTGGGGGAAACTATAACTCTCACAGCAAATGGAAATGGAATAGCCTACTCCTGGGCTCCCGCCAATACCCTTAGTGTGTCAAGTGGTACAACTACTATAGCCTCACCAACAATATCTACAACTTATTCCGTTCAAGCATTAAGTGCATTTGGATGTACAGCAACTACTACTGTATCAATTCAAATGGTTCAGCCTCCTGTTGTTTCATTGAGTAGTAATACTACTATTTGTAACGGTGCAAGTGTATCATTAAGTGTTTCAGGTGGCACCAATTATTTATGGAACAATGGTTCTAGCAATACATCGATCACCGTATCGCCTTTGGCAAATGCTGTTTATACTGTGTCAGTTTCTAATGGCAGTTGCACTTCGGTTGATTCTGTTTTAATTAATGTATTGCCTATGCCTACCATAAGTTTGTCGCCCAACCAAACAATTTGCTCATCGCAAGCAATTACGCTTACAGCATCCGGAGGAACAACTTATTTGTGGAGTACTGGAGAAACCACTACATCTATTGTAGTTTCACCCGCCACGACTTCAATTTATTCAGCAAGTGTGTATAACAGCAATTGCATTACAAGTGGTAGTGTAACCATTGTTATATCTCAACCAATAGCTGATGCAGGTGTTGACATTACACTCACTGAAGGAGAAAGTGCAACACTAAATGCAACCGGAGGAATTAGTTACAATTGGATTCCAATTTCAAATTCTAGTTGCGCCAATTGTCAAACAACAGTGGTTACGCCTAGTGTTTCAACGATGTACTACGTTACAGTAACAGATGCGTATGGGTGCTCTGCAATGGACTCGGTATTTATTCTTATTGATGCTAGTTGTAGTAAACAAGCGCTTTTTGTTCCTAATGCCTTTTCTCCCAATGGTGATGGGCAAAATGATGTATTGAAAATTTATGGGACAGCTTGCGTAAAAAAACTACTTTTTACTATATACAATCGTTGGGGCGAAAAAATAATAGAGACAGAAGATATAAACTTTGAATGGGATGGTGTGTTGAAGAATAAAAATGCGGATACCGGTGTTTATGTCTATAAACTTATTTCAACCACCACTAAGAATCAAAATGTTTCCGTATCTGGAAATATTACCTTAGTAAGGTAGATGCTTAGTTTAAATTATTTCTAGTTTATTATAGAAGATGGGTGAAATAAATTTAATTGCTTCTAGTTCTAGAAACCCATTTACTTTTGTGTTAAGATGTATATGTTATTTCGAACGACAAAAAGAATATTATTTATAATCCAACAAACTTAGATTCAGATGCACGCATACGTGTAATCAAACGAAGTAAATTCAACGCTGTAAATATTCTTAACAAAACTGACATTCGCATATATCCGAATCCCTCCGAAGGTCTTATTACTGTTTATGACACTTTGCAAAAATGTACTAATGCAGAGTTATATACCGTAAGTGGTACAAAAATTATGGATGCCGAAATGAAAAATGGCATAGCAACTTTTACCACCTCCTAATTGCCCAAGGGAATTTATTTTTTGAAACTAAATCGCAACAGTCACACCTTGCAAGTTGAGAAAGTAGTAGTAAAATAGCCATCTGTAATTTTCCAACACAACAATTGAGTGGGGGTATAAACTGTATATTTTTGCGCTGTTTCAACAAATTTTTAGAAATCTAAAATGTAACAAAGTCGATAGTTTAAATTGATTTGTTTTACAATTAGAAGTACCTTTTGTTATTGCCTAGCGATTGGGCAGGAAATGGGGGGCATGTTCAACTCCTTCGAATAGAGAAAAAGAGTTTGTGTTTATTATAATTTATTTAGATAAATTGAAATTTGATCATGTAAGTGTTATCAATTGAACAAATACAAATGATAAAGGATAATATCAAATATAGTTTTGTATTCTATTGCGTTTTGAGCTTTAGTACAGCTCTTTCCGCAAGTGTACTATTTGATCATACAAGTAAAAAATATTTATTTTACGCCATATCCCAATCCGACACGGTGATTTATGAATACGATGCCAATTTAAAAGGAACATTGAAATCTCTTAAGTGCTTTCCTGACGGGTTGTCCAAACCTTTTTTTTATCCAAGTAATGGTGGCGGAATTAAGGTAGAGTATTTTGGAAATACATACTACCCTACCGGGAACAATATATTGTACACCCTTTTGTCGTGCACTAATAACGGAGATACCCTGGATGTGCATTGGAATATGAATTTTGGTGTGAGCTCCATTAATTATCATTACTTTTTTTATTTAAAAAACAAAAAAAGTTTGGCCATAAAAGTTACCTGCAATTCCAATTATGGCTCTCGTTTTGATCTTGACCGGGCAGCTAATTGTGTAAATCCAAAAGTAATTGGCATACCTTATTTACCAATGATAAACGTATTGTTCTCAAACAATCATTTTACAACCCTTTATACAAATTGGGAGAATACCGAAAGTTCAGAAATATTTCCATACAGCTCTGTCTATTCAAGCTCATCGGTATATTTTGCTCAACGAATGGAATATGAGTGTCGGGCCAACTTTACACGAAGAAACATTTATGAAGAAATTATTTTAACGTGCTCCGCCAATTTAGATAATGTTTTGCCCGATATAAATAATCCTGTTTCTCCCTACCTAAAAAAATCGGGTGAAAGTCTTATTTTCGATTCATGGATTGGCTCATTTGCTAATGTGTCGAAATATATTGATACGCTAACTAATGCAGGGGTGACCAATGTGTGGAGTATAATTCACAATTGGCAGTATGGTGGTTACGACAATATGTTTCCACAATTTATGCCAGCCGGATCTATGTATGGAGGTGATAATGCGCTAATAAATCTTAAGAATAAAATAAAATCACATAATTATTTGTTTACTCTCCACGAAAACTATGTTGATTATTATCCAAACTCTGCTATGTATAATTTGCCGGATGTTGCGCTAAATGCAGATGGCACTCAAAAAACAGCCTGGGTAGGATCTTATCAAATGAAACACAACAAGGTGTTTAATTATGCGAATTTAATGGCTCCACTAATTCATTTAACATACAATACCGATGGATGCTATTTGGATGTTCACTCAGCCACCAACCCTTCGAGTAAAATAGATCATGATGATAAAAATGTGGAGAGTGTTTCTTTTAAAAGCGTATTAAAGTCATACCAACAATTAGCATTAAATTTAAGAACCCATCACAATGGCCCAATCTCGGGCGAAGGAAATAACCACTTTTTATACAGTGGATATTTTGATGATTTTGAAGCGCAATTAAATTGTGGAAAGGATCTTAAATACTCACAAGGAGAAAGACTTCCCTTGTTGGTTAATTTCAAATTAAATAAACTACATCATCTGAATGTATCGCATGGAGTTGGCTACATCGAAAGATTTTACTCCAATCCATTAGACGGAGAATCTGTTTTTAAAAAGTATTCGACAGATTCTGTACTTACCTATATCGCCACCCAATTAGCTTATGGAAATGGAGCGTTTATTCCCACACCAAGTCTATTAAAATCGTTTTCTAAGGTTGCCAAAATACAATACAACTATGTATACCCTGTTCAGAGGAAAATTTACAATGCAACTCCTGTTTTTATTTCATATAACCTAAATGGACAAATGCTAAATGCCTCTGACTATATTCGTGCAGCCGACACAAACTACGACAGCCTTTATCATGACAACTTTATGTCGCAAGTAAAAGTAGAATATAACAACGGGGTGGTGGTATATGTAAACCGAAATAAAAATAAATCCTGGAACGTTACGCTGCCACAAAGTGGTATATTGAGTTTTAATTGTACCATAAATGGTAAGGATTCGCTTTATTATGGTTCAACTAATTCTACATCCTTTACCCTTCCTAAGAACAACGGATGGTTAGTGTATATTCCGGAGCTAAGAATTACAGCAGCTTCCGATTCACTTTGTCAAGGAGATAGTTTAAATTTAGTAGCCAACGGTGCACATCAGTATAATTGGTTTCCACAAAATGCAGTTGGACAAACCAATTCGGTTGCGCCAACAGCCCAAACTACATACACATTGGTAGGAACAGATATTAATGGCAATATAACAAGTACAACAAAAACCATTTATGTAAAGTCGTCACCAACACTTTCTGTATATTCCACAGCAACTAAACTGTGTGCTGGTGACTCTGTTGTTCTACAAGCTAACGGAGCAGTTGCTTACAATTGGCAGCCAACAAATAATACTAAAAGCTCATTCGTTGACTCTCCAACAAATACAACCACCTATTTGGTTACTGGAACAGCTGCAAATGGATGCACTGCACATGCCCAAATTACAGTTCTCGTCAATCATTTTAATCTATCTATAGCCCTAACACCAATTACTACGTGCTACGACTCTAACGGAATTTCACTTTTAACTGGAGTAAACAATGCTGACTATTATACAGGAACCGGAGTTTCCGGGTCTAACTTTTTTTGCACTATAGCTGGGGTTGGCACGCACACTGTTTTGCACCATTACATAGATAATAACGGCTGTTTGGGAATTATTCCCCAGTCTATTACTGTTGTGGAATTACCTCAAAAACCTACTATTCTGCAAAGTGGATATAGTTTATTTACCGATGGGGTGTATAACAATTGGTATTTAAACGGTCAATTAATACCAAATTTTAATGGGCAAACCATAGTCATATCGGAGAATGGTATTTATACTGTATGCGCTTTGAATGAAGATGGGTGCGCAAGTTGCTCTAATGATATACAGGTGATAGCTCTGTCTCAGGATGAAAACTTCCCAGCAAAAAGACGGGTAGACGTTGCCCCAAATCCTGTTTTAGATGGAAGAATGAACATTGTTATATCCGGATTTGAGAACGAAAATTTGAATATGATTTGTATGATTGATATAAACAACAAAATTGTAAAAAAAATTAAAACCGAATCAAAGAAAATTAGTGTTGATACATCAGATCTAGCCCCAGGAATGTACTTTTTAATGGTTAGTAACTTTACGACAAAAATTATTGTGAAGTAAATCCATTGCCAGTTTATAGAACAAAACACCCCCAAACTATAATTTTTACAAGAAAAATAAATACCCTACATTTAGTTTGTAAAAATTCCCCCTTAAATTTTATGTGTTTAATTATATGAATTACTGGCTTGTAAAATCAGAACCCTTTAAGTATTCGTGGGATAAATTTGTAAAGGACAAAAAAGCAACGTGGGATGGTGTGCGGAATTATACCGCCCGCAATTTTTTAAAGGCAATGAAAAAAGGCGATTTTGTTCTTTTTTACCATAGTAACGAAGGACTTGAAGTGGTTGGAATTGCGAAAGTTGTAAAAGAATATTACCAGGACCCAACAACAGATGAAACTGCTTGGGTGGTAGTAGATATTGCTCCATACAAAAAATTAAAAAAGTCGGTTACGTTAGCTGCTATTAAAAAAGAGCCAATGCTAAAGAATGTGTACTTGGTTAAGCAAGCTAGGTTGTCTGTAATGCCTTTAAAGGTAGAGGAATTCGACAAAATTATAGAAATGTCTGAATCAGCGTAAATCCGTTTAATTTTATAATCCACCGCTTATACAGTTGTAGTTATCCTACACTTAAAAATGTATATCTTGCATCTTGCTTATTAATGATATGACAAAGAAAATACTTAAACTTCAATTTATATTTTTGTTTTTTGTTGCACATATTGCTGCGCAACAGTCTCAAAATGCCAATATTCGCGGATTTATCTATGCAAAGGACAATGGCGAGCCGGTATTGTTTACCAATGTTTATTTAAAAGGAACTTCTTATGGCGCTACATCCGATGTAAATGGTTATTATTCCATTACCAAGGTCCCTCCCGGAAGCTATGTGTTAATGGTAACGTATCTTGGTTACGATACCTTACAAGAAAATATTACAGTAAAAGCAGGAGAAATTGTAACAAAAAAAGTATTTCTGAATAAGGCAAGTGTAAGACTTGGTGCTGTTGAAATATCGGCAGCAAAAATGGAGCGAAAAACAGAAACCCAAGTTTCTGTAAATAAAATTACTCCCAAAGAAATTAATTTAGTGCCATCTGTTGGAGGAGAACCCGATTTAGCACAATACCTGCAAATTTTGCCTGGTGTAGTGTTTACTGGCGATCAAGGTGGGCAGCTCTATATTCGTGGTGGTTCTCCTGTGCAAAATAAAGTATTGCTGGATGGGATGATTGTATATAATCCATTTCACTCTATTGGATTGTTTTCTGTGTTCGATGCAGATATTATTCGTAATGCAGACATTTATACCGGAGGTTTTGGTGCAGAGTATGGAGGACGTATATCTTCTATTATGGATATAAAAACACGTGATGGAAATAAGAAAAGAATATCAGGTAAAGTTTCCGCCAGTCCGTTTGTAGCTAAAGCACTACTTGAGGGACCCCTAAAAAAGAATTCTGATGAAGATCGTGGAAGTTCCTCTTTTGTGCTTAGTGCCAAGCATTCTTATTTGCCACAAACGTCCAAAGCTGTTTATAATTATGTAGATACAGCTGGTTTGCCATTTGGGTTTACTGATTTTTATGGTAAAGTATCTGCTAACAGTGCAAACGGAAGTAAGATAAATTTGTTTGGATTTAATTTTAGAGACAATGTAACTTATAAAGCATTATCAAAACTAAATTGGAAATCATCGGGTGTAGGAAGTAATTTTATTCTTATACCACCATCTTCAGCAACATTGATTCAGGGTAATTTTGCGTTCTCCAAATATGGAGTAGAAATGTTGGGGCAGTCTGATGAAAAACCACGCAAAAGCGATATAAATGGGTTTAATGCAGGATTGAATTTTACCTATTTTTTCGGATTGAACGAGGTGCAATATGGACTGGATATGCTTGGGTTTAAAACCAATTTCGAGTTTTATAATTCCGTAAATCAATTTATTAGCCAAACAGAAAACACTACCGAGTTAGCTGGATTTGTGAAGGTTAAATTTTTAGGCAAGAAGAAGAAACTTATTTTGGAACCAAGTTTTAGAGCACACTACTATGCTTCATTGGCAAACTTTTCTCCGGAACCTCGCTTAAGTGGTAAGTACAATATCACCAATAAGATTAGATTTAAATTTGCAGGAGGATTGTATTCTCAAAACTTAATTAGCGCTAACTCAGACCGGGATGTAGTTAATCTATTTTACGGATTTCTTTCCGGATCAGATAATTTGCCTGCACGTTTTACAGAAGAAGACGGTTCTGTGAGAGATGTTAAACACAAACTACAAAAAGCTAATCATATTATTTTAGGAACTGAGTTTGATTTAACTTCTAATTTAGAATTGAATGTAGAAGCATATCAGAAAAATTTTACACAGCTAACCAATATCAATAGAAATAAACTGTACGAAGACAATGCAAATTATGCAACCAAGCCGGATGCGTTGAAAAAAGATTTTATTATTGAAACCGGTTATGCTCGTGGGTTAGATTTCTTGCTAAAGTATGATTACAAACGTTTCTATGTTTGGACAGTATACTCGTTGACCTATGTAAGACGCTGGGATGGTATAGAGAAATACGCTCCCCACTTTGATAGAAGACATAATATCAATATTGTTACAGCGTATAAGTTTGGCAAACACACAGATTGGGAAGTTGATCTGCGTTGGAATTTCGGCTCTGGCTTTCCATTTACACAAACACAAGGATTTTATGAGAAGCTATCATTTACCAATGGTATAAATTCCAACTATACTAATCAAAACGGAGAATTGGGTATTTTATATAGTTCATTGAATGGTGGTCGATTACCCGATTATCACAGATTAGATATTACAGTTAAAAAAAGGTTTGAGTTTTCTGAACGTAGCCGAATGGAAGTCGCTGCTGGTGTTACAAACGCATACAATCGTGACAATATATTTTATTTCGATAGAATTTTGTACAAGCGTGTAAATCAATTGCCATTGCTACCTAGCTTAAGTGCTAATTGGACTTTTTAGTTGCACGTACCATTTCTCTTTTGCCTGGAGGGCCTTGCAGACTTTCAACTTCAAAACCGATAGATTTTAAATTTCTTTTTAATTCGCCTTTTGCACAATAGGTAACGAATACACCGTTGCTCGCTAAATTTGAATACAATTTTTCAAATAGAAATTTTTCCCACATATCGGGTTGTGCTCTTGGCCCAAAAGCATCGTAAAAAACAATATCGAAAGAGTTTGGGAACACTGTTTTTTGTAGTGTTTCTTTTTTTTTCTCAAAGTAAAAATTAGTGCTTAGTTCTATGTTGTTTTCAAAATCACAGCTATGTATTAATTCGAATATGTTCTGTTCTAAATCGCTCAAGCTAAGTATTGTCGAGTAGTTCAGCTGACTTACAATTGCAGTGTCTATCGGATATGGTTCTAGTGCAACATAATTTATTTTTAAAGGGAGATTGTTTTTTGCTAAATACTGCCACGCTAAAATCGAGTTTAATCCTGTCCCCAAGCCAACTTCCAGTATAGTTATGTTTTTTGTAGTTGGATTATTCTTAATATAATGAGTCAATCCATTCTGTATAAAAACAT
This genomic window contains:
- a CDS encoding TonB-dependent receptor; the protein is MTKKILKLQFIFLFFVAHIAAQQSQNANIRGFIYAKDNGEPVLFTNVYLKGTSYGATSDVNGYYSITKVPPGSYVLMVTYLGYDTLQENITVKAGEIVTKKVFLNKASVRLGAVEISAAKMERKTETQVSVNKITPKEINLVPSVGGEPDLAQYLQILPGVVFTGDQGGQLYIRGGSPVQNKVLLDGMIVYNPFHSIGLFSVFDADIIRNADIYTGGFGAEYGGRISSIMDIKTRDGNKKRISGKVSASPFVAKALLEGPLKKNSDEDRGSSSFVLSAKHSYLPQTSKAVYNYVDTAGLPFGFTDFYGKVSANSANGSKINLFGFNFRDNVTYKALSKLNWKSSGVGSNFILIPPSSATLIQGNFAFSKYGVEMLGQSDEKPRKSDINGFNAGLNFTYFFGLNEVQYGLDMLGFKTNFEFYNSVNQFISQTENTTELAGFVKVKFLGKKKKLILEPSFRAHYYASLANFSPEPRLSGKYNITNKIRFKFAGGLYSQNLISANSDRDVVNLFYGFLSGSDNLPARFTEEDGSVRDVKHKLQKANHIILGTEFDLTSNLELNVEAYQKNFTQLTNINRNKLYEDNANYATKPDALKKDFIIETGYARGLDFLLKYDYKRFYVWTVYSLTYVRRWDGIEKYAPHFDRRHNINIVTAYKFGKHTDWEVDLRWNFGSGFPFTQTQGFYEKLSFTNGINSNYTNQNGELGILYSSLNGGRLPDYHRLDITVKKRFEFSERSRMEVAAGVTNAYNRDNIFYFDRILYKRVNQLPLLPSLSANWTF
- the mnmD gene encoding tRNA (5-methylaminomethyl-2-thiouridine)(34)-methyltransferase MnmD, encoding MKVELITTEDGSHTLFNKTLNETYHSTHGSIQESNHVFIQNGLTHYIKNNPTTKNITILEVGLGTGLNSILAWQYLAKNNLPLKINYVALEPYPIDTAIVSQLNYSTILSLSDLEQNIFELIHSCDFENNIELSTNFYFEKKKETLQKTVFPNSFDIVFYDAFGPRAQPDMWEKFLFEKLYSNLASNGVFVTYCAKGELKRNLKSIGFEVESLQGPPGKREMVRATKKSN
- a CDS encoding EVE domain-containing protein; the protein is MNYWLVKSEPFKYSWDKFVKDKKATWDGVRNYTARNFLKAMKKGDFVLFYHSNEGLEVVGIAKVVKEYYQDPTTDETAWVVVDIAPYKKLKKSVTLAAIKKEPMLKNVYLVKQARLSVMPLKVEEFDKIIEMSESA
- a CDS encoding T9SS type A sorting domain-containing protein, with product MIKDNIKYSFVFYCVLSFSTALSASVLFDHTSKKYLFYAISQSDTVIYEYDANLKGTLKSLKCFPDGLSKPFFYPSNGGGIKVEYFGNTYYPTGNNILYTLLSCTNNGDTLDVHWNMNFGVSSINYHYFFYLKNKKSLAIKVTCNSNYGSRFDLDRAANCVNPKVIGIPYLPMINVLFSNNHFTTLYTNWENTESSEIFPYSSVYSSSSVYFAQRMEYECRANFTRRNIYEEIILTCSANLDNVLPDINNPVSPYLKKSGESLIFDSWIGSFANVSKYIDTLTNAGVTNVWSIIHNWQYGGYDNMFPQFMPAGSMYGGDNALINLKNKIKSHNYLFTLHENYVDYYPNSAMYNLPDVALNADGTQKTAWVGSYQMKHNKVFNYANLMAPLIHLTYNTDGCYLDVHSATNPSSKIDHDDKNVESVSFKSVLKSYQQLALNLRTHHNGPISGEGNNHFLYSGYFDDFEAQLNCGKDLKYSQGERLPLLVNFKLNKLHHLNVSHGVGYIERFYSNPLDGESVFKKYSTDSVLTYIATQLAYGNGAFIPTPSLLKSFSKVAKIQYNYVYPVQRKIYNATPVFISYNLNGQMLNASDYIRAADTNYDSLYHDNFMSQVKVEYNNGVVVYVNRNKNKSWNVTLPQSGILSFNCTINGKDSLYYGSTNSTSFTLPKNNGWLVYIPELRITAASDSLCQGDSLNLVANGAHQYNWFPQNAVGQTNSVAPTAQTTYTLVGTDINGNITSTTKTIYVKSSPTLSVYSTATKLCAGDSVVLQANGAVAYNWQPTNNTKSSFVDSPTNTTTYLVTGTAANGCTAHAQITVLVNHFNLSIALTPITTCYDSNGISLLTGVNNADYYTGTGVSGSNFFCTIAGVGTHTVLHHYIDNNGCLGIIPQSITVVELPQKPTILQSGYSLFTDGVYNNWYLNGQLIPNFNGQTIVISENGIYTVCALNEDGCASCSNDIQVIALSQDENFPAKRRVDVAPNPVLDGRMNIVISGFENENLNMICMIDINNKIVKKIKTESKKISVDTSDLAPGMYFLMVSNFTTKIIVK